From the genome of Hathewaya histolytica, one region includes:
- a CDS encoding 2-hydroxycarboxylate transporter family protein: protein MNAIGKSEKLGYKIMGLPVQTFAIISLIILIATYIGKLPMGMIGALAFMIVIGAIFNEIGNKTPIINTFLGGGAIVVIFGSAALVMFKVFPNDVIKNVDVFMKDGGFLDFYIAALITGSILGINRDLLIKASLRYLPVIICSVLGAIGFVALVGGLTGYGVQKAIFYIGIPIMGGGMGAGAVPLAKIFGEAMKVDPGEMLSVMVPAVALGNAMAIVAGGLLDRLGKAKPSLSGNGKLMKTNNEESVIEKNEDESINFKMMGIGLLMAVTFYTFGNIVNKFLPAVHTYAWMIITVALVKICGILPRKIEIASKQWFNFVMTNLTSALLVGIGIAYTNLSQVATAFSFQYLILVLAVIIGAIIGSALGGKLVGFYAIESSITAGLCMANMGGTGDVAVLSAADRMELMPFAQISSRIGGAFMLILASTLLRLFL from the coding sequence ATGAATGCTATTGGAAAATCTGAAAAATTAGGATATAAAATTATGGGACTTCCAGTACAAACCTTTGCGATTATATCCTTAATTATACTGATTGCAACGTATATTGGAAAACTACCTATGGGGATGATAGGTGCTTTAGCTTTTATGATAGTAATAGGGGCAATTTTTAATGAGATTGGTAATAAAACTCCTATTATAAATACTTTTTTAGGCGGAGGAGCTATCGTTGTTATATTTGGTTCCGCAGCTTTAGTAATGTTTAAAGTTTTTCCTAATGATGTTATAAAAAATGTTGATGTTTTTATGAAAGATGGTGGCTTTTTAGATTTTTATATAGCTGCACTTATAACTGGGAGTATACTTGGGATAAATAGAGATTTATTAATAAAAGCATCTTTAAGATATTTGCCAGTAATTATATGTAGCGTACTAGGTGCAATTGGATTTGTAGCTCTAGTAGGTGGACTAACAGGATATGGAGTTCAAAAAGCTATATTTTATATAGGAATACCTATTATGGGTGGAGGAATGGGTGCAGGTGCTGTACCACTTGCCAAGATTTTCGGTGAAGCTATGAAAGTAGACCCAGGAGAAATGCTATCTGTTATGGTTCCAGCGGTGGCTTTAGGTAATGCTATGGCTATAGTAGCTGGAGGACTACTTGATAGACTTGGGAAAGCAAAGCCTAGCTTGTCAGGTAATGGAAAGTTAATGAAAACTAATAACGAAGAGTCTGTTATAGAGAAAAATGAAGATGAAAGTATCAACTTTAAAATGATGGGCATTGGACTATTAATGGCAGTAACATTTTACACCTTTGGAAATATAGTAAATAAATTCTTGCCAGCTGTTCACACTTATGCTTGGATGATTATCACAGTTGCACTTGTTAAAATTTGTGGTATTCTTCCTAGAAAAATTGAGATTGCATCAAAACAATGGTTCAACTTCGTAATGACAAATTTAACAAGTGCTCTTTTAGTAGGTATCGGTATTGCATATACAAATCTATCTCAAGTTGCTACAGCATTTAGCTTCCAATATTTAATATTAGTGCTAGCTGTTATAATAGGTGCTATAATAGGTTCTGCCTTAGGCGGAAAATTAGTAGGATTTTACGCTATAGAATCCTCTATTACAGCAGGTCTTTGCATGGCTAACATGGGTGGAACAGGAGATGTAGCAGTTTTATCAGCTGCTGATAGAATGGAACTTATGCCATTTGCACAAATATCCTCTCGTATAGGAGGAGCCTTTATGCTAATCTTAGCAAGTACCTTATTAAGATTATTCCTCTAG
- a CDS encoding RtcB family protein, producing MIDVKGKYNDAIIYTENIESDAIKQIETLCNQEFIKESKIRIMPDVHCGSGCTIGTTMTIKDKVVPKLVGVDIGCGMEVIKIENRHIELQKLDKIIYRNIPSGFNIRDKEHKLSDEINLNELKCRDEINHIRARRSIGTLGGGNHFIEVNKDNEGNLYIVVHSGSRHLGHEVASIYQEEAYKSLNKNTKKDIELFIEELKSAGKDKEIQKELKRKKNETITDIPKNLAYLSGELFNDYIHDMKIVQYFAELNRKAMIQEIIKGMKLRVIEQFTTIHNYIDTKNMILRKGAVSAQSGEKLLIPINMRDGSLICIGKGNSDWNFSAPHGAGRIMSRSKAKNSFTLNQYKKTMTGIFTTSVNKETLDECPLAYKPMEEIVHNIGDTVDIVHNIRPIYNFKASE from the coding sequence ATGATTGATGTAAAGGGGAAGTATAATGATGCGATTATATATACTGAGAATATTGAATCGGATGCAATAAAGCAAATAGAAACATTGTGTAATCAAGAGTTTATAAAAGAAAGCAAAATAAGAATAATGCCAGATGTACATTGTGGGTCAGGTTGCACAATAGGTACAACCATGACAATTAAGGATAAAGTTGTTCCTAAACTTGTAGGTGTTGATATTGGTTGTGGAATGGAGGTTATAAAAATTGAAAATCGTCATATTGAGCTACAAAAACTTGATAAGATAATTTATAGGAACATACCTTCTGGTTTTAATATAAGAGATAAAGAACATAAATTAAGTGATGAGATTAATTTAAATGAGCTTAAATGTAGAGATGAAATTAATCATATTAGGGCACGTAGAAGTATTGGAACATTAGGTGGAGGTAACCACTTTATAGAAGTTAACAAAGACAATGAGGGAAATCTTTATATAGTTGTACACTCAGGAAGTCGTCATTTGGGACACGAAGTTGCAAGTATATATCAAGAAGAAGCTTATAAATCACTTAATAAAAATACAAAAAAAGATATTGAGCTATTTATAGAAGAGTTAAAATCAGCAGGAAAAGATAAAGAAATACAGAAGGAATTGAAAAGAAAAAAGAATGAAACTATTACAGATATACCAAAGAACTTAGCATATTTATCAGGAGAACTATTTAATGATTATATTCATGATATGAAAATTGTTCAATATTTTGCAGAACTAAATCGCAAGGCTATGATTCAAGAGATAATTAAAGGTATGAAACTTAGGGTAATAGAGCAATTTACAACTATTCATAATTATATAGATACAAAGAATATGATTTTAAGAAAAGGTGCAGTTTCAGCTCAAAGTGGCGAAAAATTGTTGATACCAATAAATATGCGAGATGGTAGTCTTATTTGCATAGGAAAAGGGAATTCAGATTGGAATTTTTCAGCACCTCATGGTGCTGGAAGGATTATGAGTAGATCAAAGGCTAAAAATTCATTTACACTTAACCAATATAAAAAAACAATGACTGGTATTTTTACTACATCTGTAAACAAAGAAACTCTAGATGAATGCCCTCTTGCATATAAACCTATGGAAGAAATAGTACACAATATTGGGGATACAGTAGATATTGTTCATAACATAAGACCAATATACAACTTTAAAGCATCAGAATAA
- a CDS encoding spore germination protein — translation MNLSSDLNKNIQLVKNQLALDKSFDIVGRDITVGSKNAYLVFIDGFAKDQILLFILERLQKLKEKELSVNLIKKLIQTDIAYIEVDTFNNLEPMKTSVLSGGAALFIDGQNEGILLDVREYPVRGPQEPDLEKVTRGARDGLVETIIFNTALIRRRIRDPQLIFELKTVGSQSKTDVAIGYIDNVVDHKLLDELKNKLDEINVNALVMAEKTLEELLIKKKWYNPLPQVRFTERPDVVAAHLLEGHIAIIVDTSPSVILLPVTIFHFTQHAEDYYQNPLVGTYLRWVRFLAMFLALIISPLWLMLVYNQNILPSWLKFIGPKEIGSIPLFIQLILLEFGLDFLRTASIHTPNTLSTSLGVIGGLILSELAVKVGWFIPETILYMAIAGIGTFASPSIEFGMSIRIFRLFLIISTGLFKTIGFFAGLIIILVIICTTKAFGNQSYLWPLIPFDKKAFGNMFLRRPIPEINNNKKS, via the coding sequence GTGAATTTATCTTCAGATTTAAATAAAAATATACAGTTAGTTAAAAATCAATTAGCACTAGATAAAAGCTTTGATATAGTAGGTAGAGATATTACAGTAGGAAGCAAAAATGCTTACTTAGTTTTTATTGATGGTTTTGCAAAAGATCAAATTTTACTTTTTATACTGGAAAGACTTCAAAAATTAAAAGAAAAAGAACTTTCCGTTAATCTTATAAAAAAACTTATTCAAACTGACATTGCATATATAGAAGTGGATACCTTTAACAACTTAGAGCCTATGAAAACCTCTGTTCTTTCTGGTGGTGCTGCTTTATTTATAGATGGACAAAATGAAGGAATCTTACTAGATGTAAGAGAATATCCTGTACGTGGCCCTCAAGAGCCTGATTTGGAAAAAGTTACAAGAGGTGCTAGAGATGGACTTGTAGAAACTATCATTTTTAATACTGCATTAATACGAAGAAGAATAAGAGATCCCCAACTAATATTTGAACTAAAAACTGTAGGAAGTCAATCAAAAACAGATGTAGCAATAGGATATATTGACAATGTAGTAGACCATAAGCTTTTAGATGAGCTTAAAAACAAACTAGATGAAATAAATGTTAATGCACTGGTTATGGCAGAAAAAACCCTTGAAGAACTTTTAATTAAAAAGAAATGGTATAACCCCCTTCCTCAAGTAAGATTCACAGAAAGGCCAGATGTTGTAGCCGCACATCTTCTTGAAGGTCACATTGCAATAATAGTAGATACCTCTCCAAGTGTAATACTGTTACCAGTAACAATATTTCATTTTACACAACATGCAGAAGACTACTATCAAAATCCCCTAGTAGGTACATACTTAAGATGGGTAAGATTTCTTGCTATGTTTTTAGCCCTTATAATTTCACCCTTATGGTTGATGTTAGTGTATAATCAAAATATTTTACCTTCTTGGCTTAAATTTATAGGTCCTAAAGAAATAGGTTCTATACCTCTTTTTATACAACTTATTCTTTTAGAGTTTGGTTTAGATTTTTTAAGAACTGCATCTATCCATACTCCTAATACATTATCAACTTCCCTTGGTGTTATTGGAGGTTTAATTTTAAGTGAATTAGCCGTAAAAGTTGGATGGTTTATTCCTGAAACTATATTGTATATGGCTATTGCTGGTATAGGTACCTTTGCATCACCAAGTATTGAATTTGGTATGTCAATTCGTATCTTTAGATTGTTTTTAATAATATCAACAGGGTTATTTAAAACAATAGGTTTCTTTGCTGGATTAATAATTATTTTAGTTATAATCTGTACTACAAAAGCCTTTGGAAATCAATCTTATCTATGGCCACTAATACCTTTTGATAAAAAAGCTTTTGGTAATATGTTCTTAAGAAGACCCATACCAGAAATTAATAACAATAAAAAATCTTAA
- a CDS encoding IS1182 family transposase — protein MLMHQKMILSEYGDIYDRIIPKDNMLRRIKEMVDFSFIYDELVSTYCNNNGRGAIDPIRMFKYLLLKTIFNISDVDVVERSKYDMSFKYFLDMAPEEDVINPSSLTKFRKLRLKDTNLMDMLISKTVEIALEKEIIKSKSIIVDSTHTKARYNQKTPREVLIEQSKKLRKSVYNIDESMKARFPNKVNNGLLEDEIEYCQKLISVIEKEEVISSYPAVKEKLNLLKETIEDDLEVLSFSKDADAKVGHKTADTSFFGYKTHIAMTEERIITAAVVTSGEKHDGKQLKSLIEKSEASGLNIENIIGDAAYSEKENIEYVNESEKNLIAKLSKSVSHGNKRQTKTKFEYNKDADMYACEAGHMSTKKTSTRPKKHAKDGLGTVISYFFDVKKCQCCPLKQGCYKEGAKTKSYSVSIKTNTHQKHIEFQETDFFKEKSKERYKIEAKNSEMKHRHGYDVASAAGLVGMQMQGALTIFAVNLKRILTLSNQ, from the coding sequence ATGTTAATGCATCAAAAGATGATATTAAGCGAATATGGTGATATATATGATAGGATTATCCCTAAAGATAATATGTTGAGAAGGATTAAAGAAATGGTAGATTTCTCATTCATCTACGATGAATTAGTTTCTACATATTGCAATAATAACGGTCGCGGAGCGATTGACCCAATAAGAATGTTTAAATATCTTTTACTAAAAACTATTTTCAATATTTCTGATGTAGATGTTGTTGAACGCTCTAAATATGATATGTCTTTTAAATATTTCTTAGATATGGCTCCGGAGGAGGATGTAATTAATCCAAGTTCTTTAACTAAATTTAGAAAGCTACGCTTAAAGGACACTAATCTAATGGACATGCTAATTTCTAAAACCGTAGAAATAGCATTGGAAAAGGAAATTATAAAATCAAAATCAATTATTGTTGATTCAACTCATACCAAAGCTAGATACAATCAAAAAACACCTAGGGAAGTTTTAATTGAACAATCTAAAAAACTTCGAAAGTCAGTTTATAACATTGATGAGTCAATGAAAGCAAGGTTTCCTAATAAAGTTAACAACGGTCTTCTTGAGGATGAAATAGAGTATTGTCAAAAACTTATATCAGTTATTGAAAAAGAAGAGGTCATTTCAAGTTATCCAGCTGTAAAAGAAAAATTAAATTTATTAAAAGAAACAATCGAAGATGATTTAGAGGTTTTGTCATTCTCTAAAGATGCTGACGCAAAAGTTGGACACAAAACTGCTGATACATCTTTCTTTGGGTATAAAACTCATATTGCAATGACTGAGGAACGTATTATTACTGCTGCTGTAGTTACTTCGGGAGAAAAACACGATGGAAAACAACTAAAATCACTTATTGAAAAGAGCGAAGCCTCTGGCTTAAACATAGAAAATATTATTGGAGATGCAGCTTATTCAGAAAAAGAAAATATAGAATATGTAAATGAAAGTGAAAAAAATCTAATTGCAAAGCTTAGTAAATCAGTATCTCATGGTAACAAAAGACAAACTAAAACGAAGTTTGAATATAATAAAGATGCAGATATGTATGCGTGTGAAGCTGGCCATATGAGTACTAAGAAAACTAGTACTAGACCTAAAAAACATGCCAAAGATGGACTAGGTACAGTAATTTCTTATTTTTTTGATGTTAAAAAGTGTCAGTGTTGCCCTTTAAAACAAGGGTGCTATAAAGAAGGTGCTAAAACTAAATCATACTCAGTTTCAATCAAAACGAATACGCATCAAAAACATATTGAATTTCAAGAAACTGATTTTTTTAAAGAAAAATCAAAAGAGAGATATAAAATTGAAGCTAAAAATAGTGAAATGAAACATAGACATGGGTATGATGTTGCGTCAGCCGCAGGTCTTGTTGGCATGCAAATGCAAGGTGCATTGACCATTTTTGCTGTAAACTTGAAGAGAATATTGACTCTAAGCAATCAGTAA
- a CDS encoding ABC transporter ATP-binding protein, which translates to MIGDIRILLGDHSKKLRKPIILLTIDSLFNMFSYSMLYFVLLDLIDSQLSFAKIKSYTIAMIIAFIFRAIVNAIGYTGIQAKGARGIQSMRISLGDHIKNINLGFFNKNSIGSLSNIMTNDLQDFEKVITHSTSDLIKTVVLSSYLLIITFFIDSQLAIIQLIFVFVAMPIIFIGGKKVSAIGKEKKKVMNEVISRMVEYLSGIQVFKAHNLAGEKFERLEKSFRDLKRESIRTEVSIVPFVLIFQIIVDLSFPVLLLIATTKFGVGVIDKKAFLTFIVINMALTNVLRAFGAQYGTFRYMKLASQKLINTYNHPEMSYNHEEANFKNHNIEFDNVSFEYEKGENTINNLSFKAKEGTMTALVGPSGSGKTTITSLIARFWDINSGTIKIGGQDIKEIKPDSLLKHISMVFQDVYLLNDSIYNNIKLGNESATKEDVIRAAKIANCHEFIEKLENKYDTIVGEGGSTLSGGEKQRISIARAILKDAPIVLLDEATASLDADNELEIRKAIKKLTLKKTVIVIAHRLNTIKDADQIIVLNEGHVEELGSHKELIKNKKRYYNMYNEMERAKNWAI; encoded by the coding sequence ATGATAGGAGACATAAGGATATTATTAGGTGACCATAGCAAAAAACTTAGAAAACCCATAATTTTATTAACTATAGATAGCTTATTTAATATGTTTTCTTATTCAATGTTGTATTTTGTATTATTGGATTTAATTGACTCTCAGTTAAGTTTTGCCAAAATTAAAAGTTATACTATAGCAATGATAATAGCATTTATATTTAGAGCTATAGTTAATGCCATAGGATATACAGGAATACAGGCTAAAGGTGCTAGAGGCATTCAAAGTATGCGTATATCCCTAGGGGATCATATTAAAAATATAAATTTAGGATTTTTTAATAAGAATAGTATAGGAAGTTTATCTAATATAATGACTAATGATCTACAAGATTTTGAAAAAGTAATAACTCATAGCACTAGTGATTTAATAAAAACAGTAGTTCTTAGTTCCTATCTTCTTATAATAACATTTTTTATTGATAGCCAATTAGCTATTATTCAGTTAATTTTTGTATTTGTAGCTATGCCTATTATTTTTATAGGAGGTAAAAAAGTCTCTGCCATAGGTAAAGAAAAAAAGAAAGTTATGAATGAAGTTATATCAAGAATGGTTGAGTACCTTAGTGGTATACAGGTATTTAAGGCTCATAATTTAGCAGGGGAGAAGTTTGAGAGATTGGAAAAATCCTTTAGGGATTTAAAGAGGGAAAGTATAAGGACAGAAGTATCTATTGTACCTTTTGTGCTTATATTTCAGATAATAGTTGATTTAAGCTTTCCTGTATTACTACTTATAGCTACAACTAAATTTGGCGTGGGAGTTATTGATAAGAAAGCCTTTTTAACATTTATTGTAATAAATATGGCACTTACAAATGTATTAAGAGCTTTTGGTGCCCAATATGGAACTTTTAGATATATGAAACTTGCATCTCAAAAATTAATAAACACCTATAACCATCCAGAAATGAGTTATAACCATGAAGAGGCAAACTTTAAAAATCATAACATTGAGTTTGATAATGTAAGCTTTGAATATGAAAAAGGAGAAAATACTATAAATAATTTAAGTTTTAAAGCAAAGGAAGGAACTATGACAGCTTTAGTTGGCCCTTCAGGCTCTGGAAAAACTACAATTACGAGCCTTATAGCTAGGTTCTGGGATATAAATAGCGGAACAATAAAAATTGGTGGACAAGATATAAAAGAGATAAAACCTGATTCACTATTAAAACACATAAGTATGGTATTCCAAGATGTATATCTTTTAAATGATAGTATATATAATAATATAAAGTTAGGAAATGAAAGTGCTACTAAAGAGGATGTAATAAGAGCAGCTAAAATTGCCAATTGTCATGAATTTATAGAAAAACTAGAAAATAAGTATGATACTATAGTAGGAGAAGGGGGCTCAACTCTATCAGGTGGAGAAAAGCAAAGAATATCTATAGCTAGAGCAATACTCAAAGATGCACCTATAGTATTACTAGATGAAGCTACAGCTTCCTTGGATGCAGATAATGAACTAGAAATTAGAAAAGCTATAAAGAAACTTACTTTAAAGAAAACTGTTATAGTCATAGCACATAGGTTGAATACTATAAAGGATGCTGATCAAATTATAGTATTAAATGAAGGCCATGTGGAAGAGCTGGGTAGTCATAAAGAGCTTATAAAAAATAAAAAGAGATATTATAATATGTATAATGAGATGGAAAGAGCTAAAAATTGGGCAATATAA
- a CDS encoding ABC transporter ATP-binding protein: MKEKSNLSFLLEVSDREKIKLYISALFSIISSLFAIVPYILMYNIILELFNDSVNYERIKSMAIIVGIIIILRMAIFLLSGVFSHIAAFTILYELRIKAINHMSKLNMGFFTGNTIGNVKKTINEDIEKLENFIAHQIPDLSAAIVAPIIIIGYLLYLNWKLALVLFIPIILGFLSQIRMFKGMKEKMTHYHELVKRLNSTIIQYINGMNVMKAFNLSAKSFKNYKDITEEYADYWIDLSMKTAPLYGVFLVLIDSGLLFIIPIGGVMFLKGSINASTYVIFLILSANFLTSFKQLLEFGGTFSMLLEGAGKVRDILNKEVQVEGNRLLNKDINGKIEFNNVTFKYDKEDIIKNLCLTIEPKNIVALVGPSGSGKTTLGQLVGRFWDVEEGNITIDDIDIKDIKMEELMDRVSFVFQDVFMLQDSILENIRMGSDKNMDEIIEASKKAQIHDFIMSLPEGYETCLGENGIKLSGGEKQRISIARAILKNSPIVILDEVTFYSDIENESRIQEALRNLLKGKTAIIIAHRLYTIKNADKIVVLEEGKIIEQGTHNYLMNKKGLYKHLWDMYDYEITETPQVAGGM; the protein is encoded by the coding sequence ATGAAAGAAAAATCAAATTTAAGTTTTCTTCTAGAGGTATCCGACAGGGAAAAAATAAAATTATATATATCAGCTTTGTTTAGTATAATAAGTTCACTCTTTGCTATAGTACCATATATTCTTATGTATAATATAATATTGGAGCTTTTTAATGATTCGGTGAATTATGAAAGAATTAAATCCATGGCTATAATTGTAGGCATTATTATAATTTTGAGGATGGCTATATTCCTACTGTCAGGAGTATTTTCTCATATAGCAGCTTTTACAATACTATATGAACTTAGAATAAAGGCAATAAATCATATGTCAAAGCTTAATATGGGTTTTTTTACTGGAAACACTATAGGAAATGTTAAAAAAACAATTAATGAGGATATAGAAAAATTAGAAAATTTTATAGCTCATCAAATTCCAGACTTATCAGCAGCTATTGTAGCTCCTATTATAATTATAGGATATCTTTTATATTTAAACTGGAAACTAGCCTTAGTTTTATTTATTCCTATTATATTAGGATTTTTAAGTCAAATACGCATGTTTAAAGGTATGAAAGAAAAGATGACTCATTATCATGAGTTAGTTAAAAGACTTAACTCTACCATTATCCAATATATAAATGGAATGAATGTAATGAAAGCTTTTAATTTATCTGCAAAGTCTTTTAAAAACTACAAGGATATTACCGAAGAATATGCAGATTATTGGATTGATTTAAGTATGAAAACCGCCCCTCTTTATGGTGTGTTTTTGGTTCTTATAGATTCAGGACTTTTATTTATAATTCCTATTGGAGGAGTTATGTTTTTAAAGGGAAGTATAAATGCATCTACTTATGTAATATTTCTAATTTTAAGTGCAAACTTTCTTACTTCTTTTAAACAACTATTAGAATTTGGAGGAACTTTCTCAATGTTGTTAGAAGGAGCGGGAAAAGTAAGAGATATACTTAATAAAGAAGTACAGGTAGAAGGTAATAGGTTATTAAATAAAGACATTAATGGAAAAATAGAGTTTAATAATGTTACATTTAAATATGATAAAGAGGATATTATAAAAAACCTATGTTTAACTATAGAGCCTAAAAATATAGTTGCTCTTGTAGGTCCTTCAGGTTCAGGAAAAACTACATTAGGTCAACTAGTGGGAAGGTTTTGGGATGTAGAAGAAGGTAATATTACTATTGATGATATAGACATAAAAGATATAAAGATGGAAGAGCTTATGGATAGGGTATCCTTTGTATTTCAAGATGTATTCATGCTCCAAGATAGCATATTAGAAAATATTAGAATGGGTTCTGATAAAAACATGGATGAAATTATAGAAGCTAGTAAAAAGGCACAAATTCATGATTTTATAATGAGTTTACCTGAGGGGTATGAAACATGCCTTGGAGAGAATGGAATTAAACTTAGTGGGGGAGAAAAACAGAGAATTTCTATTGCAAGAGCTATATTAAAGAATAGCCCTATTGTAATTTTAGATGAAGTTACTTTTTATTCAGATATAGAAAATGAAAGTAGAATACAAGAGGCACTTAGGAATTTGTTAAAAGGAAAAACTGCTATAATTATAGCTCATAGGTTATATACAATAAAAAATGCAGATAAAATTGTAGTATTAGAAGAAGGTAAAATTATAGAGCAAGGTACTCATAATTATCTTATGAATAAAAAAGGCTTATATAAACATCTTTGGGATATGTATGATTATGAAATTACAGAAACGCCACAAGTAGCAGGAGGTATGTAA
- a CDS encoding helix-turn-helix domain-containing protein, with product MKTKKNIVRMYDKYIKEEFHCKTSEELLGKKYIIGEQFGVGNFSRMKIEDGLEISKLDMYSTNMYFDNRGYGDQILEMGYCYSGITKILALPSNKEYVLKEGQIFLYKVSNDVDYFKFKYDKCRTISIHMHFDTIKDAVNPIWEHKVIMDWETQMNNVFEKDILIIEKASYDIKRIAEEIDTIPINNMIGYMKLKFKTIEFLSTFFERNSNIKSIQNSEDGEKEIIIKAKNIINKNIQSTPSLKELASNLNISLYKLQKAFKNTTGNTVYEYIKKSRIEKAEYLLKNTDMSILEIANEVGYENPSKFSNVFKSYKNLNPLQYRKANTNQYK from the coding sequence TTGAAAACTAAAAAAAACATTGTACGTATGTATGATAAATATATTAAAGAAGAGTTTCATTGCAAAACCTCAGAAGAACTTTTAGGCAAGAAATATATTATTGGCGAGCAATTTGGAGTTGGCAATTTTTCAAGAATGAAAATAGAGGATGGATTAGAAATTTCAAAGCTTGATATGTATTCAACAAATATGTATTTTGATAATAGGGGATATGGGGATCAGATTTTAGAAATGGGATATTGTTATAGTGGAATTACGAAAATTTTAGCTTTGCCTAGTAATAAAGAATACGTTCTTAAGGAAGGTCAAATTTTTTTATATAAAGTATCAAATGATGTAGATTATTTTAAATTTAAATATGATAAATGCAGGACTATTTCTATCCATATGCATTTTGATACTATTAAGGATGCCGTGAATCCAATATGGGAACACAAGGTAATAATGGACTGGGAAACACAAATGAATAACGTATTTGAAAAAGATATATTAATAATTGAGAAAGCTAGTTATGATATAAAAAGGATAGCAGAAGAAATAGATACCATTCCAATTAACAATATGATAGGATATATGAAGTTAAAGTTTAAGACTATAGAATTTTTATCTACTTTTTTTGAAAGAAACTCCAATATAAAATCAATCCAAAATTCAGAAGATGGGGAAAAAGAAATTATAATTAAGGCTAAGAATATAATAAATAAAAATATTCAAAGTACCCCATCCCTTAAGGAATTAGCTAGTAATTTAAATATAAGTTTATATAAATTACAAAAAGCTTTTAAAAATACTACAGGCAATACAGTTTATGAATATATAAAGAAATCAAGAATTGAAAAAGCAGAATATTTATTAAAAAATACGGATATGTCTATTTTAGAAATTGCAAATGAAGTGGGCTATGAAAATCCAAGTAAGTTTTCAAATGTCTTTAAAAGTTATAAGAATTTGAATCCATTACAATATAGAAAAGCAAATACTAATCAATATAAATAA